A genomic region of Rheinheimera sp. MMS21-TC3 contains the following coding sequences:
- a CDS encoding GIY-YIG nuclease family protein, with protein MSTNWFLYIVRTYNNQLYTGISTNPERRLRQHQGELVGGAKALRGKGPLQLVYQKPYLDRASASKAEYQVKQLSKADKEQLVAAYNAKQ; from the coding sequence ATGAGTACTAACTGGTTTTTGTATATAGTGCGCACCTATAATAATCAATTATATACAGGTATTTCCACCAATCCTGAGCGCAGGTTACGTCAGCATCAAGGTGAACTGGTTGGCGGGGCTAAAGCTCTAAGGGGTAAAGGTCCTTTGCAATTAGTCTATCAAAAGCCCTATCTTGACCGCGCCAGCGCTAGTAAAGCTGAGTATCAAGTCAAACAGCTCTCAAAAGCTGACAAGGAACAGCTTGTCGCTGCCTACAATGCAAAACAATAG
- a CDS encoding mechanosensitive ion channel family protein produces MAVRGSQRILWPFSLAILLALSHAILKQLNLPHTVINFLMPIVLALGVIRILLYILRKAFIASALAKTSETAIAMIIWLVVILHLTDLLTPLLTAMDTLAFTLGESKISLLAVIKLILVIIFAFTFAIWLAELLNQRIKGSKHISPSMQVGFSKFSKVFLITSAFLIALNAVGINLSSLAIFGGALGVGLGFGLQRIASNFISGFILVLDRSIKPGDVISVGENFGWVHELKARYVVVRNREGVDTLIPNENLITSEVIN; encoded by the coding sequence ATGGCAGTCCGTGGTTCACAACGTATTTTATGGCCATTTTCTTTAGCTATCTTATTAGCCTTAAGCCATGCCATCTTAAAGCAGTTAAACTTACCTCATACCGTAATTAACTTCTTAATGCCTATAGTGTTGGCTTTAGGAGTTATTCGCATTCTGCTTTATATACTGCGTAAGGCCTTTATTGCTAGCGCCTTAGCAAAAACCTCTGAAACTGCTATAGCTATGATTATCTGGTTAGTTGTTATCTTACATCTAACCGATTTATTAACACCGCTACTCACTGCCATGGACACTTTAGCCTTTACTTTAGGTGAAAGTAAAATATCACTTTTAGCCGTAATTAAGCTCATTTTAGTGATTATTTTTGCTTTTACTTTTGCTATTTGGTTAGCAGAATTACTTAATCAACGCATCAAAGGCTCTAAGCATATTAGCCCAAGTATGCAGGTTGGCTTTAGCAAGTTTAGTAAGGTATTTTTAATCACCTCAGCTTTTTTAATCGCCTTAAATGCAGTAGGTATTAACTTAAGCTCCTTGGCAATTTTTGGCGGTGCCTTAGGTGTAGGGCTAGGCTTTGGCTTACAACGTATTGCATCTAATTTTATTAGTGGCTTTATTTTAGTATTAGATCGCTCGATTAAGCCTGGCGATGTTATTTCTGTAGGGGAAAACTTTGGCTGGGTACATGAGCTAAAAGCCCGTTATGTAGTAGTGCGCAACCGTGAGGGGGTTGATACTTTAATCCCTAACGAAAATTTAATTACTTC
- a CDS encoding AEC family transporter produces the protein MDNFYLVLIYLIIGAALRRVPAMPESSGIAFNMYVLYVALPALILQNVPRLTFSTELLIPALTPWLLLIAVALLVLTLSRFFNWSRQVTGALLIILPLGNTSFLGFPMTEALFGSEAMPYAVVYDQAGSFIALVTYVTIIAALYSPLAAKPTVTGILIKIISFPSFIALIIGLVLRTSGYSSFTQSLIDNLSATLVPVVMIAVGFGLTIKFSKSELSPLISALLIKLLFMPLLAALIWYSLGQTGLAVSISIFMAAMPSMISAGAIAIMVGLAPRLVSGIIGLGILLSLITLPLAFNLLS, from the coding sequence ATGGATAATTTTTATCTAGTATTAATTTATTTAATAATTGGTGCGGCGTTACGCCGAGTCCCTGCCATGCCAGAAAGTAGCGGCATTGCTTTTAACATGTATGTACTCTATGTCGCTTTACCGGCTCTTATTTTACAGAATGTGCCTCGCTTAACTTTTTCAACTGAGCTATTAATCCCCGCATTGACACCTTGGTTATTATTAATTGCCGTAGCCTTGTTAGTTTTAACCTTAAGCCGTTTTTTTAATTGGTCACGCCAAGTAACAGGTGCCTTGTTAATTATCTTACCTTTAGGTAATACCTCTTTTTTAGGCTTTCCCATGACCGAAGCCTTATTTGGTAGTGAGGCAATGCCTTATGCGGTGGTTTATGATCAAGCAGGCTCCTTTATCGCCTTAGTAACCTACGTCACTATTATTGCTGCTCTATATAGCCCTTTAGCCGCCAAACCAACAGTAACAGGGATTTTAATCAAAATTATCTCATTCCCGTCATTTATTGCCTTAATTATTGGCTTAGTGTTGCGCACTTCTGGCTATTCATCTTTTACTCAATCTTTAATTGATAATTTATCAGCAACCTTAGTACCTGTTGTTATGATAGCCGTCGGTTTTGGTTTAACAATAAAGTTTAGTAAAAGTGAATTATCACCTTTAATTAGCGCCCTGCTGATTAAACTGTTATTTATGCCGTTATTAGCAGCGCTAATTTGGTATAGCTTAGGCCAAACTGGGTTGGCGGTATCTATTAGTATATTTATGGCAGCTATGCCTTCGATGATATCTGCAGGCGCTATAGCTATTATGGTAGGCTTAGCTCCTAGATTAGTCAGTGGCATTATTGGCTTAGGTATTTTATTAAGCTTAATTACTTTACCCCTAGCATTTAATTTACTAAGTTAA